A stretch of the Malus domestica chromosome 08, GDT2T_hap1 genome encodes the following:
- the LOC103441685 gene encoding E3 ubiquitin-protein ligase UPL2-like, whose product MTTLRSNLPSRIRQLLSADGPLGPSIKLDSEPPPKIKAFINKVIQCPLQDIAIPLSGFRWEYSKGNFHHWRPLFLHFDTYFKTYLSCRNDLLLSDKILEDDSPFPKHAVLQILRVMQTILENCNNKSSFDGLEHFKLLLASTDPEVLIAALETLSALVKINPSKLHVSGKMIGCGSVNSYLLSLAQGWGSKEEGLGLYSCVMANETNQDDGLNLFPSDVENDSDKLQCRIGSTLYFELHGNAQSAEESSSNVNNSSSLGVINIPDLHLQKEDDLKLMKRYIEEHRVPSELRFSLLTRIRYARAFRSPKICRLYSRICLLAFVVLVQSSDASAELNSFFANEPEFTNELIRIVRSEESVSGTIRTQAMLALGAQLAAYSASHERARILSVSSISFAGGNRMILLNVLQRAVRSLKNSNDPTSLAFVEALLQFYLLHVVSSSATGSNIRGSGMVPTFLPLLEDSDPLHLHLVCFAVKTLQKLMDYSSSAVSLFKESGGVELLSQRLQIEVHRVIGLAGDNDNSMVIGESSRYSDDQLYSQKRLIKASLKALGSATYAAGNSSRVQHSHDSSLPATLSLIFGNVDKFGGDIYYSAVTVLSETIHKDPTCFSALHEMGLPDAFISSVVAGILPSAKALTCVPNGLGAICLNAKGLEAVKEGSALRFLVDIFTSKKYVTAMNEAIVPLANAVEELLRHVSSLRSTGVDIILEIIDKIASFTDSHNTGAAGKANASTAMEMDSEERENEGSCCLVDSVDSAADGIGNEQFIQLSLFHLMILVHRTMENSETCRLFVEKSGIDALLKLLLQPAIVQSSDGMSIALHSTMVFKGFTQHHSAVLARAFCSSLRDHLKKALSGFGAVSGSFLLEPRMASDGGIFSSLFLVEFLLFIAASKDNRWVTALLTEFGNGSKDVLEDIGHVHREVLWQIALLEDTKLDLEDDNAGSTSESQQSETNTSETEEQRFNSFRQFLDPLLRRRTSGWSIESQFLDLISLYRDLGRATSSQQRTNYDGHSNLRIGSSHQFHHSGSSDVVGPLNKKEYDQQRSYYTSCCDMVRSLSFHITHLFQELGKVMSVPSRRRDDIVNVSPAAKSVASTFASIAFDHLNFEGHANSSESKASISTKCRYFGKVIDFIDVSLLERADSCNAVLLNCLYGHGVVQLVLKTFVATSELLFTVRAPASPMETDDGNSKQDEREDIDHSWIYGPLASYGKLMDHLVTSSFILSPFTKHLLAQPLANGNIPFPRNAETFVKVLQSMVLKAILPLWTHPQFVDCSYDFTGTVISIIRHIYSGVEVKNVSSSNTARITGPPPNETTISMIVEMGFTRSRAEEALRQVGSNSVELAMEWLFSHQEEAEEDNELARALAMSLGNESDTKEAVANDNAQQLEEEMVQLPPVEELLSTCAKLLQMKEPLAFPVRDLLVMICSQNDGQYRPNIISFIVEQIKESSLSFDSGHSTLLSALFHVLALILQEDAIARELASKNGLVKVVSDLLFQWDSGSVGREKCEVPRWVTTAFLAVDRLLQVDQKLNPEIVEQLKKDSVSSHQTPLSIDEDKQNKLQSALGLSSKHIEMKEQKRLIEIACSCIRNQLPSETMHAVLQLCSTLTKTHAVAVQFLDVGGLSLLLSLPTSCLFPGFDNIAATIIRHVLEDPQTLQQAMEFEIRHSLVAAANRHSNGRVSPRNFLSSLSSAISRDPVIFMRAAQSICQVEMVGERPYIVLLKDREKDKSKEKEKEKDKSLDKDKTLMADSKAAPGNINSVASGNGHGKVPDSNLKSAKVHRKYPQSFISVIELLLDSVCAYVPPTKDNVVTDAPPSNDMDIDVAAIKGKGKAIASVSEDNETCTQEAPASLAKVVFVLKLLTEILSMYASSAHVLLRKDAEISSCRAPSQKGPTAVCTGGIFNHVLHKFLPYSRSAKKEKKVDGDWRHKLASRASQFLVASCVRSSEARKRVFTEISLIFNDFVESCNGCRPPNNEIQAFCDLLNDVLAARTPTGSYISAEASVTFIDVGLIGALTRTLQMLDLDHADSPKVVTGLLKALELVTKEHVHSADSNSGKDDNSTKPPDHNQSGTTDNIVEGSQSMETPSQSHHDSGTAEPIESYSVVQSFGGSVAVTDDMEHDQDLDGGFAPANEDEYMHENSEETRGLENGIDTVGIRFEIQPHEQENLDDDDDDDEDMSEDDGDEVDDDEDDDDEEHNDLEDDVHHLPHPDTDQDDHEIDDDEFDEEVFEEDDEEDDDEEDGVILRLEEGINGINVFDRIEVFGRDPGFPNEGRQVMPVEVFGSRRQGRTTSIYSLLGRTGENATPSRHPLLVGPLSLSSAPPRQSENTRDMVLPDLNSEVTSSRLDNIFRSLRNGRHGHRLNLWMDDNQQGGGSNPSSVPQGLEDLLVSQLRRPMADKTSEENNTKAVDSQNTAEALELQEPQTGVRPEIPVENNVTIESGSLPPPETTDNSGNADLRPTTVTESLQSMDMSSMHPRSVQMQFEPNDAAVRDVEAVSQESGGSGATLGESLRSLDVEIGSADGHDDGAERQGSSDRMPLGDSQATRARRTNVSSGNSATVSARDVSLHSVTEVSENSSREADQEGPAAEQQLNSDTGSGAIDPAFLDALPEELRAEVLSAQQGQAAPQTNAEPQNAGDIDPEFLAALPPDIRAEVLAQQQAQRLHQSQELEGQPVEMDTVSIIATFPSELREEVLLTSSDAILANLTPALVAEANMLRERFAHRYNRTLFGMYPRNRRGETSRPGEGIGSSLDRIGGSIASRRSIGAKVVEAEGTPLVDTEALHAMIRVLRVFQPLYKGQLQKLLLNLCAHNETRNSLVKILMDMLMLDTRKSVDHSIASEPPYRLYACQSNVICSRTQSGVPPLLSRRILETLTYLARHHPNVAKILLHFSAPHEPDNIDQGRGKAVMVVEETGSNKSPQEGYSSIALLLSLLNQPLYLFRSIAHLEQLLNLLEVIIDNAERKSSVKSGVGVSVSEQPSAPQISTADAEMNTESGGAAVVVGMSDKVVDSSKPTTSGVDSKCETASVLLNLPQEELRLLCSLLAREGLSDNAYTLVAEVMKKLVAIVPTHSNLFITELAEAVRNLTRAAMNELHTFGETVTALLSTMSSVGAAILRVLQALSSLVTSLMEKEKDTQILAEKEHTLSLSQVWEINAALEPLWLELSTCISKIESYSDSAPDTMTSYRASTSKPSGVIPPLPAGTQNILPYIESFFVVCEKLHPGQPGPGNDFGVAAVSEVEDASTSAGHQKTSGSFLKVDEKHVAFLKFSEKHRKLLNAFIRQNPGLLEKSFSLMLKVPRIIDFDNKRAHFRSKIKHLHDHHHHSPLRISVRRAYILEDSYNQLRMRSAEDLKGRLTVHFQGEEGIDAGGLTREWYQLLSRVIFDKGALLFTTVGNESTFQPNPNSVYQTEHLSYFKFVGRVVGKALFDGQLLDVHFTRSFYKHILGAKVTYHDIEAIDPDYFKNLKWMLENDITDVLDLTFSIDADEEKLILYERTEVTDYELIPGGQNIKVTEENKHHYVDLVAEHRLTTAIRPQITAFLDGFTELIDKELISIFNDKELELLISGLPDIDLDDMRANTEYSGYSPASPVIQWFWEVAQGFSKEDKARLLQFVTGTSKVPLEGFSALQGISGSQKFQIHKAYGSADHLPSAHTCFNQLDLPEYPSKEHLEERLLLAIHEANEGFGFG is encoded by the exons ATGACAACCCTAAGATCAAACTTGCCGTCGAGGATTCGGCAACTTCTTTCAGCCGACGGTCCTCTCGGTCCGTCCATCAAACTCGACTCCGAGCCA CCTCCTAAGATCAAAGCCTTTATCAATAAAGTGATACAATGTCCGTTACAAGATATAGCAATACCTCTTTCCGGTTTCCGTTGGGAGTACAGTAAG GGTAATTTTCACCATTGGAGGCCGCTTTTTCTGCATTTTGATACATATTTCAAGACATACTTGTCTTGTAGAAATGATCTACTGTTGTCAGATAAAATCTTAGAAGATGATAGTCCGTTTCCAAAGCATGCAGTGCTACAAATCTTGAGAGTGATGCAAACAATTTTAGAAAACTGCAATAACAAGAGTTCATTTGATGGCTTAGAG cATTTCAAGCTCCTACTCGCATCAACGGATCCCGAGGTCCTTATAGCTGCATTAGAAACTCTTTCCGCACTTGTGAAAATAAATCCCTCCAAGCTGCATGTCAGTGGGAAGATGATCGGTTGTGGTTCTGTAAACAGCTATCTCCTGTCTCTGGCACAGGGCTGGGGAAGCAAGGAAGAAGGATTGGGTTTATATTCATGTGTTATGGCAAACGAGACTAACCAAGACGACGGGCTCAATTTGTTCCCATCTGATGTAGAAAATGATTCTGACAAGTTGCAGTGCCGAATAGGTTCCACGCTCTATTTTGAATTGCATGGGAATGCCCAAAGTGCAGAGGAGAGCTCTAGCAATGTAAATAATTCTTCGAGTTTGGGGGTTATAAACATTCCAGATTTGCATTTGCAAAAGGAGGATGATTTAAAGCTAATGAAACGATATATAGAAGAGCACAGGGTACCTTCTGAACTACGGTTCTCACTGCTGACAAGAATCAGATATGCTCGTGCCTTCCGTTCTCCAAAAATATGTAGGCTGTACAGCAGGATTTGCCTTCTTGCATTTGTTGTGCTCGTTCAGTCTAGTGATGCCAGTGCAGAACTGAATTCCTTCTTTGCTAATGAGCCAGAGTTTACAAATGAATTAATCAGAATTGTGCGGTCCGAAGAATCGGTGTCTGGGACCATCAGAACGCAGGCAATGCTTGCCTTGGGTGCTCAGTTAGCTGCATATTCAGCGTCTCATGAGCGGGCACGAATCTTGAGTGTATCTAGTATCAGTTTTGCAGGGGGAAATCGTATGATACTCCTGAATGTGCTACAGAGAGCTGTTAGATCATTAAAAAACTCCAATGATCCAACTTCTCTTGCTTTTGTTGAAGCACTTCTTCAGTTCTATCTGCTCCATGTGGTTTCATCATCAGCTACAGGGAGTAATATTAGAGGGTCAGGCATGGTTCCAACATTCTTGCCTCTTTTGGAGGATTCTGATCCTTTGCATTTGCATCTAGTCTGTTTTGCTGTCAAAACTCTACAAAAGCTCATGGATTACAGTAGTTCAGCTGTGTCTCTGTTTAAAGAGTCGGGGGGAGTTGAGCTTTTGTCTCAGAGACTACAGATAGAGGTACACAGAGTTATTGGTTTGGCTGGTGATAATGATAACTCAATGGTCATCGGAGAAAGCTCAAGATACAGTGACGACCAGCTGTACTCACAGAAGAGACTCATTAAAGCTTCGTTGAAGGCACTTGGGTCTGCTACATATGCCGCTGGGAATTCCTCCAGAGTGCAACACTCCCATGACAGTTCTTTACCTGCAACTCTCTCTCTGATATTTGGGAATGTGGAcaaatttggtggtgacatTTATTACTCTGCAGTGACTGTTTTGAGTGAAACTATACACAAAGACCCAACTTGCTTTTCTGCTTTGCATGAAATGGGTCTGCCAGATGCATTTATATCCTCAGTTGTAGCTGGAATTCTTCCCTCTGCAAAGGCTCTTACATGTGTACCTAACGGTCTTGGTGCTATTTGTCTTAATGCCAAAGGCTTGGAGGCTGTGAAGGAAGGTTCAGCATTACGCTTTCTTGTTGACATCTTCACGAGCAAGAAATATGTTACTGCAATGAATGAAGCTATTGTTCCTTTGGCAAATGCAGTGGAAGAGCTTTTGCGCCATGTATCTTCGCTGCGAAGCACTGGTGTTGATATCATCCTTGAGATAATTGATAAAATTGCTTCCTTCACTGACAGCCACAATACAGGGGCAGCAGGAAAGGCAAATGCGAGTACTGCAATGGAAATGGAttctgaagagagagagaatgaaggtAGTTGCTGTCTGGTTGATTCTGTAGATTCAGCTGCAGATGGGATCGGTAATGAGCAGTTCATTCAATTATCCCTCTTTCATTTGATGATACTGGTCCACCGAACAATGGAGAATTCCGAAACATGTCGGTTGTTTGTCGAGAAGTCAGGAATTGATGCATTACTTAAGCTTCTTCTCCAACCTGCTATTGTACAATCATCCGATGGGATGTCTATTGCTTTGCACAGTACTATGGTTTTCAAGGGTTTTACTCAACATCACTCTGCTGTCCTTGCCCGTGCATTTTGCTCCTCCCTTAGGGACCACCTAAAGAAAGCTTTGTCTGGTTTTGGGGCGGTTTCAGGATCCTTTTTGCTGGAACCTAGGATGGCATCAGATGGTGGAATTTTTTCTTCTCTGTTTCTTGTTGAGTTCCTTTTGTTTATTGCTGCCTCAAAGGACAACCGCTGGGTAACTGCATTGCTTACGGAATTTGGAAATGGTAGCAAGGATGTTCTTGAAGATATAGGACATGTCCATCGTGAAGTTTTATGGCAGATTGCTCTTTTAGAAGATACAAAATTGGACTTGGAGGATGATAATGCTGGTTCAACCAGTGAGTCACAACAGtcagaaacaaatacaagtgaAACTGAAGAGCAAAGGTTCAACTCTTTTAGGCAGTTCCTTGATCCATTGCTCAGAAGGAGGACTTCTGGGTGGAGCATTGAATCCCAGTTTCTGGACCTTATTAGCCTATACCGCGACCTTGGTCGCGCCACTAGTTCTCAACAAAGAACAAATTATGATGGTCATTCAAATCTTCGGATTGGATCCAGTCATCAGTTCCATCATTCTGGGTCTTCTGATGTTGTTGGCCCTCTTAATAAAAAGGAGTATGACCAGCAGAGGTCATATTATACTTCTTGCTGTGACATGGTGAGATCACTTTCTTTTCACATTACCCATCTGTTTCAAGAGCTGGGGAAGGTCATGTCGGTACCTTCTCGTCGACGGGATGATATTGTGAATGTTTCTCCTGCTGCAAAATCTGTGGCTTCTACTTTTGCCTCCATTGCATTTGATCACTTGAACTTCGAAGGGCATGCTAATTCTTCTGAATCCAAGGCTTCCATATCAACAAAGTGTCGGTACTTTGGTAAAGTTATTGATTTCATTGATGTAAGTCTACTGGAGAGAGCTGATTCATGTAATGCTGTTTTGCTAAATTGCTTATATGGTCATGGAGTTGTCCAGTTAGTTTTGAAGACATTTGTAGCTACCAGTGAATTGCTCTTCACAGTCAGGGCTCCTGCATCCCCGATGGAAACGGATGATGGGAATTCAAAGCAGGATGAAAGGGAAGATATTGACCATTCATGGATTTACGGTCCTTTAGCTAGCTATGGTAAACTTATGGATCACCTGGTAACATCATCTTTCATTTTATCTCCTTTCACTAAACACTTGCTAGCACAACCCCTGGCAAATGGAAATATTCCTTTCCCACGCAATGCTGAGACCTTTGTAAAGGTCCTCCAGTCCATGGTGCTGAAGGCAATTCTTCCTCTTTGGACTCATCCTCAGTTTGTTGATTGTAGTTATGATTTTACTGGTACTGTTATTTCTATAATCAGGCATATATACTCTGGGGTTGAAGTGAAGAATGTTAGTAGCAGCAACACTGCCCGTATTACTGGCCCCCCTCCTAATGAGACAACTATTTCAATGATTGTGGAGATGGGCTTTACCAGGTCTAGGGCAGAAGAAGCTCTGAGGCAAGTTGGATCAAATAGTGTGGAGTTGGCAATGGAGTGGTTGTTTTCCCATCAAGAGGAGGCTGAAGAAGACAATGAACTTGCTCGCGCACTTGCTATGTCTTTGGGTAATGAATCAGACACTAAGGAAGCTGTTGCAAATGACAATGCTCAGCAGCTTGAAGAAGAGATGGTCCAACTTCCTCCTGTTGAGGAGTTGTTATCTACATGCGCAAAGCTTCTGCAGATGAAGGAACCTCTAGCTTTTCCAGTTCGAGACCTGCTAGTAATGATATGCTCCCAAAATGATGGTCAATATCGGCCTAATATCATCTCTTTCATTGTTGAGCAGATTAAAGAATCTAGTTTGAGTTTTGACAGTGGGCACAGTACTTTGCTATCTGCTCTTTTTCACGTTCTTGCTTTAATTCTTCAAGAAGACGCAATTGCACGCGAACTTGCCTCAAAGAATGGTCTGGTGAAAGTTGTATCAGATCTACTCTTCCAGTGGGATTCTGGTTCAGTTGGCAGGGAGAAATGTGAAGTTCCAAGGTGGGTAACAACAGCTTTTCTTGCTGTCGATCGGCTGTTGCAGGTGGATCAAAAACTGAACCCTGAAATTGTAGAGCAGTTGAAGAAGGATAGTGTCAGTAGCCACCAAACACCACTTAGCATTGATGAGGACAAGCAAAATAAGTTGCAGTCTGCATTGGGATTATCTTCAAAACATATAGAAATGAAAGAGCAGAAGAGGCTTATTGAGATAGCTTGTTCTTGCATCAGGAACCAGCTTCCTTCTGAAACAATGCATGCTGTTCTGCAGCTTTGCTCTACTCTCACAAAAACTCATGCTGTTGCTGTTCAATTTCTTGATGTCGGAGGTTTAAGTTTACTGCTTTCTTTGCCGACAAGTTGCCTCTTTCCTGGGTTTGACAATATTGCTGCTACCATTATCCGTCATGTTCTGGAAGATCCTCAAACTCTTCAGCAGGCAATGGAATTTGAAATAAGGCACAGCCTTGTGGCTGCTGCCAACAGGCATTCTAATGGTAGGGTTTCTCCCCGCAATTTTCTATCAAGTTTAAGTTCTGCAATTTCTCGTGATCCGGTGATATTTATGCGTGCTGCTCAGTCTATTTGTCAAGTTGAGATGGTTGGTGAAAGGCCTTACATTGTTTTGCTGAAAGATCGAGAGAAAGATAAAagcaaggaaaaggaaaaagagaagGATAAATCTTTGGATAAAGACAAAACACTAATGGCTGATAGTAAAGCTGCTCCGGGTAATATAAATTCAGTAGCTTCTGGCAATGGACATGGCAAGGTTCCTGATTCAAATTTAAAGAGTGCAAAAGTTCATCGAAAATACCCCCAGAGTTTTATCTCTGTGATTGAGCTTCTTCTGGATTCTGTGTGTGCTTATGTACCGCCGACTAAGGATAATGTTGTCACTGATGCGCCACCTTCAAATGACATGGATATTGATGTTGCTGCTATAAAAGGGAAGGGTAAAGCAATTGCTTCAGTGTCTGAAGATAACGAAACTTGTACCCAAGAAGCTCCTGCATCTCTTGCAAAGGTTGTATTTGTTTTGAAGCTTCTAACTGAGATCTTATCGATGTATGCTTCGTCTGCGCATGTTCTGCTTCGGAAAGATGCTGAAATTAGCAGTTGCAGGGCCCCCAGTCAAAAGGGTCCTACTGCTGTATGCACTGGTGGAATATTTAACCATGTTCTTCATAAGTTTCTTCCATATTCACGCAGTgccaagaaggaaaagaaagttgATGGTGACTGGAGGCACAAATTAGCAAGTCGGGCTAGCCAGTTTTTAGTTGCATCGTGTGTTCGTTCTTCTGAGGCAAGGAAGAGAGTTTTTACCGAGATCAGTTTAATATTTAATGACTTTGTAGAATCATGCAATGGTTGCCGGCCACCTAACAACGAAATACAAGCTTTTTGTGATCTACTTAATGATGTTCTGGCTGCCCGTACTCCTACAGGTTCATACATTTCTGCGGAAGCATCTGTCACTTTTATAGATGTTGGTCTGATTGGGGCATTGACTCGAACTCTCCAAATGCTGGACTTGGACCATGCTGACTCGCCTAAAGTTGTTACTGGTCTTCTCAAAGCTCTTGAGTTGGTAACCAAAGAACATGTTCATTCTGCTGACTCAAATTCTGGTAAGGATGACAATTCTACCAAACCTCCTGATCATAATCAATCTGGAACGACAGACAATATTGTTGAGGGATCCCAATCTATGGAAACACCATCCCAGTCCCACCATGATTCTGGTACAGCTGAGCCCATTGAGTCTTATAGCGTGGTCCAATCTTTTGGTGGTTCTGTGGCTGTGACTGATGATATGGAACATGACCAAGATCTCGATGGAGGTTTTGCTCctgcaaatgaagatgaatatatgcatgaaaattcgGAGGAAACAAGGGGTCTTGAAAATGGTATTGATACTGTGGGTATACGGTTTGAAATTCAACCTCACGAGCAAGAGAATcttgacgacgacgacgacgacgatgaaGATATGTCTGAGGATGATGGAGATGAAGTAGACGATGACgaagatgatgacgatgaggagcATAATGATCTGGAAGATGACGTGCATCACCTGCCACATCCTGACACTGACCAAGATGATCATGAGATTGATGATGATGAGTTTGATGAGGAAGTATTtgaggaagatgatgaagaagatgatgatgaggagGATGGAGTCATACTGAGGCTGGAGGAAGGCATAAATGGGATTAATGTTTTTGACCGTATTGAAGTTTTTGGTAGAGATCCTGGTTTTCCTAATGAAGGACGTCAAGTGATGCCAGTTGAAGTTTTTGGTTCTAGACGTCAAGGGCGCACTACTTCTATTTACAGTCTTTTGGGAAGAACTGGCGAGAATGCCACTCCATCAAGGCATCCTCTTCTGGTTGGACCATTGTCTCTATCGTCAGCCCCGCCTAGACAATCAG AGAATACCCGTGATATGGTGTTACCAGATTTAAACTCAGAGGTCACTTCGTCAAGATTGGATAATATTTTCCGATCATTGAGGAATGGGCGTCATGGACATCGACTGAACTTGTGGATGGATGATAACCAGCAAGGTGGTGGATCAAATCCAAGTTCAGTGCCACAAGGACTTGAGGATTTGCTTGTGTCCCAATTAAGGCGACCAATGGCTGACAAGACATCTGAAGAGAATAATACAAAAGCGGTGGATTCTCAGAACACAgctgaagctttagagttgcaAGAACCACAAACAGGTGTCAGGCCTGAAATTCCGGTTGAGAACAATGTCACTATTGAAAGTGGAAGCCTGCCCCCTCCTGAGACAACTGATAACTCTGGAAATGCTGATTTGAGACCAACTACAGTGACCGAATCTCTACAATCAATGGACATGTCTAGCATGCATCCACGGTCCGTTCAGATGCAGTTTGAACCCAATGATGCAGCTGTGAGGGATGTAGAAGCTGTGAGCCAAGAAAGTGGTGGAAGTGGAGCAACTTTAGGGGAGAGCCTTCGTAGCCTTGATGTTGAAATTGGGAGTGCTGATGGTCATGATGATGGAGCAGAGAGGCAAGGTTCTTCTGATCGAATGCCACTGGGTGATTCACAGGCAACTCGAGCAAGAAGAACAAATGTATCTTCAGGGAATTCTGCCACTGTCAGTGCAAGAGATGTTTCTCTACATAGCGTAACAGAAGTTTCTGAAAATTCTAGCCGTGAGGCAGATCAGGAGGGTCCAGCAGCAGAACAGCAACTTAACAGTGATACCGGTTCTGGGGCTATTGACCCTGCTTTCTTGGATGCCCTTCCTGAGGAGTTGCGTGCTGAAGTTCTCTCGGCACAGCAGGGTCAAGCAGCTCCACAGACAAATGCTGAGCCACAAAATGCTGGAGATATTGATCCAGAATTCCTTGCTGCCCTTCCTCCTGATATCAGAGCAGAAGTTTTAGCTCAACAGCAAGCTCAAAGGCTACATCAGTCTCAGGAACTCGAAGGTCAACCAGTTGAAATGGACACAGTCTCAATAATTGCAACATTTCCTTCAGAGTTGCGTGAAGAA GTTCTCTTGACTTCATCTGATGCTATACTTGCCAATCTTACCCCTGCACTAGTTGCGGAGGCAAACATGTTACGTGAAAGATTTGCCCATCGTTATAATCGTACCCTGTTTGGTATGTATCCTAGAAACCGTAGGGGTGAGACTTCAAGACCAGGTGAAGGCATTGGATCTAGCCTGGACAGGATTGGGGGAAGCATTGCCTCACGTAGATCAATTGGTGCCAAGGTAGTTGAAGCCGAAGGCACTCCATTAGTTGACACAGAAGCTTTGCATGCAATGATTAGGGTTCTTCGTGTTTTTCAG CCGCTGTATAAGGGTCAGCTGCAGAAGCTTCTGTTGAACTTATGTGCTCATAATGAAACCCGAAATTCTCTTGTGAAAATTCTCATGGACATGCTAATGCTTGATACAAGAAAGTCTGTTGACCACTCAATTGCTTCTGAGCCCCCGTATCGGCTTTATGCTTGCCAGAGTAATGTGATTTGTTCACGCACTCAATCTG GTGTTCCACCATTGTTATCTCGGCGCATTCTTGAAACTCTGACTTATTTGGCTCGACATCATCCTAATGTGGCAAAGATTTTGCTTCACTTTTCTGCCCCACACGAACCAGATAATATTGATCAGGGACGTGGCAAAGCTGTGATGGTTGTTGAAGAGACTGGATCAAATAAAAGTCCTCAGGAAGGATATTCATCAATTGCTTTGCTTTTGAGCCTTTTGAATCAACCCCTTTACTTGTTCAGAAGTATAGCTCATCTTGAACAG CTTCTTAACTTATTGGAGGTCATCATTGATAACGCTGAAAGGAAATCATCCGTCAAATCTGGGGTTGGGGTTTCTGTTTCTGAGCAACCTTCTGCCCCTCAAATATCGACTGCAGATGCTGAGATGAATACAGAATCTGGTGGTGCTGCTGTTGTGGTTGGTATGTCAGATAAGGTTGTTGATTCCTCCAAACCAACAACTTCTGGTGTTGATAGCAAATGCGAAACTGCTAGTGTTCTGCTTAACCTTCCGCAAGAAGAACTTCGCCTCCTATGTTCACTGCTTGCACGAGAAGG ATTGTCAGATAATGCATATACTCTTGTAGCGGAGGTAATGAAGAAGTTGGTGGCAATTGTTCCTACCCATTCAAATCTGTTTATTACTGAGCTAGCAGAGGCTGTTAGAAATTTGACTAGAGCTGCTATGAATGAGTTGCACACATTTGGTGAAACAGTGACAGCACTCCTCAGTACCATGTCTTCTGTTGGAGCTGCAATCTTAAGAGTTCTGCAGGCATTAAGTTCCCTTGTTACTTCTCTGATGGAGAAAGAGAAGGACACACAGATTCTTGCAGAAAAGGAGCatactctttctctttctcaggTTTGGGAAATAAATGCGGCTTTGGAACCTTTGTGGCTGGAGCTGAGCACTTGCATAAGTAAGATAGAGAGCTATTCAGATTCTGCCCCAGATACGATGACTTCATATAGAGCTTCTACATCTAAGCCATCTGGTGTAATTCCTCCTCTGCCTGCCGGCACCCAGAACATCTTACCATACATAGAATCTTTCTTTGTGGTGTGTGAGAAATTGCATCCTGGGCAGCCAGGCCCTGGTAATGACTTTGGTGTTGCTGCTGTTTCTGAGGTTGAAGATGCCAGTACATCTGCTGGCCATCAGAAAACCTCAGGTTCCTTTTTGAAAGTTGATGAAAAACATGTTGCTTTTCTGAAGTTCTCAGAGAAACATAGGAAATTGCTAAATGCTTTTATTCGTCAAAATCCTGGTTTGCTAGAAAAGTCTTTCTCACTCATGCTGAAGGTTCCACGCATTATCGATTTCGACAACAAGCGTGCTCACTTCAGATCGAAAATAAAGCATCTACATGATCACCATCATCATAGTCCTTTGAGAATTTCAGTAAGAAGAGCATACATTCTTGAGGATTCATATAACCAGCTTCGCATGCGATCAGCTGAAGATTTGAAGGGGAGATTGACGGTTCACTTTCAAGGAGAGGAAGGTATTGATGCAGGTGGGCTTACTAGAGAATGGTACCAGTTGTTGTCCAGGGTTATTTTTGACAAGGGAGCATTACTATTTACAACTGTGGGCAATGAATCAACATTTCAGCCAAATCCCAACTCTGTTTACCAAACAGAACATCTTTCATATTTCAAGTTTGTTGGGCGAGTG GTTGGAAAAGCACTATTTGACGGCCAGTTATTGGATGTTCATTTTACTCGATCTTTCTACAAACATATTTTGGGGGCAAAGGTCACTTATCATGATATAGAGGCCATCGATCCTGATTACTTTAAAAACCTCAAGTGGATGCTTGAG AATGATATTACCGATGTACTGGACCTTACTTTCAGCATTGATGCTGACGAGGAAAAGCTGATATTATATGAAAGGACAGAA GTAACAGACTATGAACTGATTCCTGGTGGCCAGAACATTAAAGTTACGGAAGAAAACAAGCACCACTATGTTGATTTAGTTGCGGAGCATCGGTTAACAACTGCTATTCGTCCTCAGATAACTGCTTTTTTGGACGGATTCACTGAACTAATTGACAAGGAATTAATATCCATTTTTAACGACAAGGAACTGGAACTTTTGATCAGTGGGCTTCCGGATATTGATT TGGATGACATGAGGGCAAATACCGAATATTCTGGATACAGCCCCGCATCTCCTGTCATTCAGTGGTTTTGGGAGGTTGCCCAAGGTTTTAGCAAGGAGGATAAAGCCCGTCTATTACAGTTTGTGACTGGCACCTCTAAG GTGCCTTTAGAAGGTTTTAGTGCACTTCAAGGGATCTCGGGCTCACAGAAATTTCAAATACACAAGGCGTACGGAAGCGCGGATCACTTGCCATCCGCACATACTTG CTTCAACCAGTTGGATCTACCGGAGTATCCCTCTAAAGAACATCTGGAGGAGAGATTGCTTCTTGCGATTCACGAGGCGAACGAAGGATTTGGATTTGGTTAA